GGTCTGGTGATCGTCAGCGAGGTGGCGGTGCCGCTCGACCTGGAGTCGTTCGACGACGACGACAGCGCCGGGCCGTTCCAGCCCGACCCCGAGGACCAGCTCGTGGGCCGGCTCGACGAGCACCCGTTCCTGCCGGCCGACTCGGCCGACGAGGACGAGGTGCCGTCGGTCCGCTAACCGGCGGATCGTCCCGAATCAGTAGGAGAGGCCCGGTTGCGACGTCTGGGCCAGGCGGCGACGCAGCACCACCTGCCGCGTCCCGTCCCGGAACAGTCGCACCCGGGCCAACTCCCAGCCGGAGAATTCGGCCTGGATCGCCAGCTGTGCCGCAGCGGTCACCCGATCGACGTTCGGTGGCAATCGCAGCGGTGCGTATTCGTAGTCCATGCCCCTATCCTGCCCACGGGTCCGTGGGCGACACCAGTCCTTGAGATCGGCTACACCTCCCGGTCAGCCGTCCCGCTCCGGATAACCGACCGGTACCGCCGACACGTCGTCCAGGGCTCGGGCGATCTCCGCCGGCAGGGTCATCCGTTCGACCTGGAGGGCGCCGAGCAGTTGGCCGACCGTACGGGCGCCCAGGATCGGGGCGACCACGCCGGGACGGTCACGTACCCAGGCCAGGGCGACCTCGAGGGGGGAGACGCCCAGGCCGCCCGCGGCGGTGGCGACCGCCTCGACGATGCTGGAGCACCGGGGCTCCAGGTAGCTGGCGACGAAGCGCTCGAAATGCGGCGAAGCCGCCCGCGAGTCGGCCGGTCGGCCGTGTCGGTACTTGCCGGTCAGCACCCCGCGTCCGAGCGGGGACCAGGGCAGCAGTCCCAGGCCGAGGTCGGCACAGGCGGGCAGCACCTCCCGCTCGATGCCCCGTTCCAGCAGCGAGTACTCCATCTGGGCGGCGACCACCGGGGCCCGGCCGGGGAACGCCGCCTGCCAGGTCGCGGCCCGTGCGGTCTGCCAGCCGGAGAAGTTCGACACCCCGACGTAGCGGACCCGGCCACTGTTCACCGCGTGGTCCAGGGCGGCGAGCGTCTCCTCGAGGGGAGTGTCCGGGTCGTACCCGTGTACCTGCCACAGGTCGACGTGGTCGGTACCCAACCGTCGCAACGAGGCGTCCAACGTACGCAGCAGGTGGCCCCGGGAGCCGTCCCGACGGCGCCCCGAACCCGGCCGCAGCCCCGCCTTGGTGGCGATCAGGAGGTCGTCGCGCGGTACCAGGGTGCCGATCAGCGCGCCGATGACCGACTCCGCGTCGCCGTCGGAATACACGTCCGCGGTGTCGACCAGATTCCCGCCGGCATCGAGAAAGCTCTTCAGTTGCGCGGCCGCGTCATCGGCGTCGGTGTCCCGACCCCAGGTCATGGTGCCGAGCGCGAGCCGCGAAACCGCCAGCCCGCTTCGGCCGAGCGGTCGCTGTTGCATGGGTGAACCTTATTCAGAACATCGCCCCACCGATATCCTCGCTCCCGCTGTTGTGTGTCGTGCCGCGCAATTCGGACCTGCACAGAGGCTCCGCTGACGGCCTTCCGACACCCGTACGCTGTTCCCGACGGCGCGTTGGCGCCGCCGTGCCCGCACCGACGACGATCGTTGCGTACCCTGATGCGACTTGACCCGCGGATGGGGGAGGAACCAGTGCGACTCGGGCTCAGCCTCGGATACCAGACGGCGTGGAGCACGCCGGCCGATCATCTGCTCCTGGCTCAGGAGGCGGACCGGCTCGGCTACTCCGTGGTCTGGGCGGCCGAGGCGTACGGCTCGGACTCGCCGAGCATGCTCGCCTGGATGGCGGGGCAGACGCAGCGGATCGACCTGGGAGCGGCGGTGATGCAGATCCCGGCGCGTACGCCGGCGGCGACCGCGATGACCGCGGCGACCATCGACACCCTCTCCGGTGGCCGGTTCCGGCTCGGCCTCGGCGTCTCCGGCCCGCAGGTCTCCGAGGGCTGGCACGGGGTGCGGTTCGCCAAGCCGTTGGCCCGGACCCGGGAGTACGTCGACATCGTCAAGCTGGCGCTCGGCCGTAAGCAGGTCGAGTACGACGGCGCCCACTACCGGTTGCCGCTGCCCGACGGGCCGGGCAAGGCGCTGCGGCTCGGCTTCCACCCGCACCGCGACCAGATCCCGATCTATCTCGCCGCGGTCGGCCCGAAGAACCTGGAACTCGCCGGTGAGATCGCCGACGGCTGGTTGGCGATCTTCTTCGCGCCCGAGTTCGCGGCCGAGCAGTTGAGCGCGGTCGCCGCCGGGCGGGCCAAGGCCGACAAGGAACTGGCCGGCTTCGACGTGGTGCCGAGCGTGCCGCTGGTCCTCGGCGACGACGTCAGCGCGGCGGCCGACCTGGTCCGCTGGTACGCCGCTCTCTACGTCGGCGGGATGGGCAGCCGGGAACAGAACTTCTACAACCAGCTCGCCACCCGGATGGGGTACGGCGACGCCGCCCGCGAGGTGCAGGAGCTCTACCTGGCCAAGCGGCAGCGGGACGCGGCCGCGGCGGTGCCGTTGGAGTTCATCGACCGCACCTCGTTGCTCGGTTCGAAGGAGCGGATCGCCGACCGGATGCGCGAGTACGCCGCCGCCGGCGTGACCACCCTGTCGCTGACGCTCTTCGTCGCGGACGTCGAGAGCGGGGTGCGGGCCCTGCGGGCCGGTGCCGAGGCCCTCGAACTCTCCGGGGTGGGCGAGTGACCGCGCGGCGCCGCGGGCGGCGGTGATCGGATGAGCTGGATCGAGGCGATCGTGCTCGGCATCGTGCAGGGACTCACCGAGTTCCTGCCGGTGAGTTCGTCGGCACACCTGCGGATCACTTCGGCGATCTTCTTCGACCAGGACGCCGGGGCCTCGTTCACCGCGGTCACCCAGCTCGGCACCGAGGCCGCGGTGCTGCTCTACTTCGCGAAGGACATCTGGCGGATCACCCGGACCTGGGTGGTCGGGATCTGGGACAGCTCGGTTCGGGGCGAGCTGGACTACCGGATGGGCTGGTACGTCATCGTCGGCTCGATCCCGATCGGCGTGTTCGGGCTGGTGTTCGCCGACCAGATCCGGACCGCCGCGCGGAACCTGTGGCTGGTCGCCGCAGTGCTGATCATCTTCGCCTTCGTGCTCGCCTTCGCCGAGTACTGGGGCCGGCAGACCCGTACGATCAAGGACTTCACCCTGCGTGACGGTGTGGTGATGGGTTTCGCCCAGGCCGCCGCGCTGGTCCCCGGGGTGTCCCGGTCCGGTGGCACGCTCACCGCCGGGCTCTTCCTCAACCTGACCCGCGAGGCGGCGGCCCGCTATTCGTTCCTGCTCGCCATCCCGGCGGTGGTGATGTCCGGGTTGTTCAGCATCCCGGACGTCTTCGACAACAGCGGGGACGGCTCCATTCCGACCCCAGCCCAGATGGTGGTCGCCACGCTGATCGCCTTCGCCGTCGGGTACGTCTCCATCGCCTGGCTGCTGCGGTATGTCGCGCACCACACCCTGTACGCCTTCGTGCTCTACCGGGTGGCCCTGGGCAGCCTGGTCCTGGCCCTCTTGATCACCGGCACCATCAGCGCCACCTGACCCCGGCCGGTGGGCACCCCCGTAGGGTAGGGCTCGTGACAACCCTCCTACTCCTACGCCACGGTCGGACCACCGCGAACGCCAGTGGTGGCCTCGCCGGTCGCCAGCCGGTTGAGTTGGACGAGACCGGGCGGGCGCAGGCGGTCGGTGCCGGCGCCCGGCTCCGTACGCTCCCGCTCGCGGCCGTCGTCAGCAGCCCGCTCATCCGCTGCCGGCAGACGCTCGAACTCGCCCTGCCGGAGGTCCCGCCCACCATCGAGGAAGACCTCACCGAGTGCGGGTACGGCGAGTGGGAGGGGCAGCCGCTCAAGAAGCTGGCCAAGGATCCACTGTGGCCAGTGGTTCAGCAGCACCCCAGCTCGGTGGTTTTCCCCGGCGGGGAGGCGATGGCGGCGATGGCGACCCGGGCGGTCTCAGCCGTACGCCGGTGGGACGCCCGGATCAGCGCCGAGCACGGGCCGGAGGCGATCTGGCTGGCGTGCAGCCACGGCGATGTGATCAAGGCCATCGTCGCGGACGCGCTCGGCGTACACCTTGATCTTTTTCAGCGCATTGTCGCGGACCCGGCGTCGGTGACCGCGATCCGCTACACCCCGACCCGGCCGTTCGTGCTCCGCCTCAACGACACCGCGGGCGACCTGGGCAACCTGGTTCCGCCCCGGCGTCCTCGCCGCCGACGGCCCCGCCCGGCGGACTCCGACGCGGCCGTCGGCGGCGGCGCGGGCAGCGGTGAATCGGGGCTGGAGCGGTGAACCCGCAGCGGCCTCTACCAGGGGCGGAGCCCTCGGGCCCCGGAGCGCGCCCGGGGTGGCCGGCGATTCGGGTCGGTGCGCTGCGCGGCGCCGGATCGGGCCGGATAGGGTCGTGGGTATGACCCATCAGGTGCACGCCTTCGAGCCGCCGGAGCGGTTCGTCGCTGGGACCGTGGGCGCGCCGGGAGAGCGCACGTTCTTCCTCCAGGCGCGAGGCGGCGGCCGGGTGGTCAGCGTGGCACTGGAAAAGGTCCAGGTGTCGTTGCTGGCCGAGAAGTTGGAAGAACTGCTGACCGAGGCGCAGCGCCGCTTCGGGGTCGAGTTGCCCGACGCGGTGCTCACCAGTTCCGACAACGACCCGCTCGACAACCCGGTCGACGAGGAGTTCCGCGTCGGCACCCTGGGCCTGGCCTTCGACGTCGACACCGCCACCGTGGTCATCGAGGCGATCGCCGCCGGTGAGACCGAGGCCGAGGTGGAACTCGGCGAGCCGGACGAGGTCGACGAGACCGACGACGAGGACGAAGAGCCCGACGACGACCTCGACCGGCTACGGGTGCGGCTGACCCCGCAGGCGGCGCGGGAGTTCATCGAGCGCGCCCGCCGGGTGGTGGCCGCCGGACGGCCGCCGTGCCCGCTCTGTGGCCAACCCCTCGACCCCGCTGGTCACCTCTGCCCCCGACACAACGGCTACCACCGCTGATGGTCGTGATCGTGCGTCCGGTGACCGGTCCGACGCCGGCCCGGAGTGGCCGGCCGCGGACGACGGTCGCCGGGGCGGTGCTCGGTTCCCCGCTGGCCCCCACCCGTTCCGGTCGGTCGCGGTGACCGCGTCCGACGTGCAGCCCGTGCTCGACGAGAACGACGCGCTCCGGCTGCTGCGGGGTGGCGAGTTCGAGTTGGAAGGCCGGCTGACCGATGCCTCCAACACCACCCTTCGCGGCTTCCTGACCCTGGACGGGGTGACCGCGCGCTGCGTCTACAAGCCGATCCGGGGCGAACGCCCGCTCTGGGACTTCCCGGACGGGACACTGGCCGGTCGCGAGGTGAGTGCCTACCTGGTCTCCCGGGCGACCGGCTGGGACGTGGTCCCG
The Micromonospora pisi DNA segment above includes these coding regions:
- a CDS encoding DUF5703 family protein; amino-acid sequence: MDYEYAPLRLPPNVDRVTAAAQLAIQAEFSGWELARVRLFRDGTRQVVLRRRLAQTSQPGLSY
- a CDS encoding aldo/keto reductase, with protein sequence MQQRPLGRSGLAVSRLALGTMTWGRDTDADDAAAQLKSFLDAGGNLVDTADVYSDGDAESVIGALIGTLVPRDDLLIATKAGLRPGSGRRRDGSRGHLLRTLDASLRRLGTDHVDLWQVHGYDPDTPLEETLAALDHAVNSGRVRYVGVSNFSGWQTARAATWQAAFPGRAPVVAAQMEYSLLERGIEREVLPACADLGLGLLPWSPLGRGVLTGKYRHGRPADSRAASPHFERFVASYLEPRCSSIVEAVATAAGGLGVSPLEVALAWVRDRPGVVAPILGARTVGQLLGALQVERMTLPAEIARALDDVSAVPVGYPERDG
- a CDS encoding LLM class F420-dependent oxidoreductase — encoded protein: MRLGLSLGYQTAWSTPADHLLLAQEADRLGYSVVWAAEAYGSDSPSMLAWMAGQTQRIDLGAAVMQIPARTPAATAMTAATIDTLSGGRFRLGLGVSGPQVSEGWHGVRFAKPLARTREYVDIVKLALGRKQVEYDGAHYRLPLPDGPGKALRLGFHPHRDQIPIYLAAVGPKNLELAGEIADGWLAIFFAPEFAAEQLSAVAAGRAKADKELAGFDVVPSVPLVLGDDVSAAADLVRWYAALYVGGMGSREQNFYNQLATRMGYGDAAREVQELYLAKRQRDAAAAVPLEFIDRTSLLGSKERIADRMREYAAAGVTTLSLTLFVADVESGVRALRAGAEALELSGVGE
- a CDS encoding undecaprenyl-diphosphate phosphatase; amino-acid sequence: MSWIEAIVLGIVQGLTEFLPVSSSAHLRITSAIFFDQDAGASFTAVTQLGTEAAVLLYFAKDIWRITRTWVVGIWDSSVRGELDYRMGWYVIVGSIPIGVFGLVFADQIRTAARNLWLVAAVLIIFAFVLAFAEYWGRQTRTIKDFTLRDGVVMGFAQAAALVPGVSRSGGTLTAGLFLNLTREAAARYSFLLAIPAVVMSGLFSIPDVFDNSGDGSIPTPAQMVVATLIAFAVGYVSIAWLLRYVAHHTLYAFVLYRVALGSLVLALLITGTISAT
- a CDS encoding histidine phosphatase family protein, with translation MTTLLLLRHGRTTANASGGLAGRQPVELDETGRAQAVGAGARLRTLPLAAVVSSPLIRCRQTLELALPEVPPTIEEDLTECGYGEWEGQPLKKLAKDPLWPVVQQHPSSVVFPGGEAMAAMATRAVSAVRRWDARISAEHGPEAIWLACSHGDVIKAIVADALGVHLDLFQRIVADPASVTAIRYTPTRPFVLRLNDTAGDLGNLVPPRRPRRRRPRPADSDAAVGGGAGSGESGLER
- a CDS encoding DUF3090 domain-containing protein, with protein sequence MTHQVHAFEPPERFVAGTVGAPGERTFFLQARGGGRVVSVALEKVQVSLLAEKLEELLTEAQRRFGVELPDAVLTSSDNDPLDNPVDEEFRVGTLGLAFDVDTATVVIEAIAAGETEAEVELGEPDEVDETDDEDEEPDDDLDRLRVRLTPQAAREFIERARRVVAAGRPPCPLCGQPLDPAGHLCPRHNGYHR